One Kribbella sp. NBC_00662 genomic region harbors:
- a CDS encoding Lrp/AsnC family transcriptional regulator translates to MVTAIVFIKADVARIPEVAEQVAAIEGVSEVYSVTGGLDLIALVRVARHDDLATVIPEHVNRVPGVLSTETHIAFRAYSSHDLEAAFSLGEEDGV, encoded by the coding sequence ATGGTCACCGCGATCGTGTTCATCAAGGCCGACGTCGCACGGATCCCGGAAGTCGCCGAGCAGGTGGCGGCGATCGAGGGCGTCAGCGAGGTGTACTCCGTCACCGGCGGGCTCGACCTGATCGCGCTCGTCCGGGTCGCGCGGCACGACGACCTGGCCACGGTCATCCCCGAGCACGTCAACCGGGTGCCCGGCGTACTCAGCACCGAGACGCACATCGCGTTCCGCGCGTACTCCAGCCACGACCTGGAGGCGGCGTTCAGCCTCGGCGAAGAGGACGGTGTCTGA
- a CDS encoding DEDD exonuclease domain-containing protein yields MTSPGHAQASDPVTPIRGVQHSFDDLGTPLRDITFCVVDLETTGNPPGEGGITEIGAVKVRAGEVVGEFQTLVNPSEAIPPFIAVLTGITNSMVATSPRIESVLPAFLEFAHGCVMVAHNAPFDMGFLKHESLVHGYDWPDFAVVDTALLARRVITPDEAPNCKLGTLAKLFRTTTTPNHRALSDARATVDVLHGLFERVGSLGVQTLEDLQTYSSRVAPAVRAKRHLAETLPHAPGVYLFTDDRGEVLYVGKSKDLRTRVRSYFTASETRNRIGEMVGIATGVRGIECGTPLEAEVRELRLIAEHKPRYNRRSKFPERQHWLKVTVEPFPRLSLVKQVRDDDAGYLGPFSSRKTAERAMAALHEAFPIRQCTARMSKHPSLSPCVLAEMGRCVAPCDGRISMDSYGEFVAGLRTALTVDPTPVVEALDRRIDLLSADERFEDAAVHRDRLSAFVRSSARMQRMASVTGCAEICAARRTEDGGWELHVIRRGRLAAAGFTPRGTDPRPHLEMLRASAETVLPGIGPVAAASPEEIELILRWLELPGIRLVEMDGTWTCPVSGAGRHLTRLDNSHSDAHHHPTERRRHLRPLGPARVG; encoded by the coding sequence ATGACCAGCCCAGGGCATGCGCAGGCCTCGGATCCAGTCACGCCGATCCGCGGTGTGCAGCACAGTTTCGACGACCTGGGCACACCGCTGCGCGACATCACGTTCTGCGTGGTCGACCTGGAGACGACGGGCAATCCGCCCGGTGAGGGTGGCATCACCGAGATCGGCGCGGTGAAGGTGCGGGCCGGTGAGGTGGTCGGCGAGTTCCAGACGTTGGTCAACCCATCGGAGGCGATCCCGCCGTTCATCGCCGTCCTGACCGGCATCACGAACTCGATGGTTGCCACGTCACCGCGGATCGAGTCGGTGCTGCCGGCGTTCCTGGAGTTCGCGCACGGGTGCGTGATGGTCGCGCACAACGCGCCGTTCGACATGGGCTTCCTCAAGCACGAGAGCCTCGTCCACGGGTACGACTGGCCCGACTTCGCCGTCGTCGACACCGCGCTGCTGGCGCGGCGCGTGATCACCCCCGACGAGGCGCCGAACTGCAAGCTCGGGACGCTGGCCAAACTGTTCCGCACGACCACGACCCCGAACCACCGGGCCCTGTCCGACGCGCGCGCGACGGTCGACGTGCTGCACGGTTTGTTCGAGCGGGTCGGCTCGTTGGGCGTGCAAACGTTGGAGGACCTGCAGACGTACTCGTCGCGGGTCGCGCCGGCCGTCCGGGCCAAGCGCCACCTGGCCGAAACGTTGCCGCACGCACCGGGTGTGTACCTGTTCACCGACGACCGCGGCGAGGTGCTGTACGTCGGGAAGTCCAAGGACCTGCGCACCCGCGTCCGGTCGTACTTCACCGCCTCCGAGACCCGCAACCGGATCGGCGAGATGGTCGGCATCGCGACCGGCGTCCGCGGGATCGAGTGCGGGACGCCGCTGGAGGCCGAAGTACGCGAGCTGCGGCTGATCGCGGAGCACAAGCCGCGGTACAACCGGCGGTCGAAGTTCCCCGAGCGGCAGCATTGGCTGAAGGTCACGGTCGAGCCGTTTCCGCGCCTGTCGCTGGTCAAACAGGTGCGCGACGACGACGCCGGGTACCTCGGGCCGTTCAGCTCGCGGAAGACGGCCGAGCGGGCGATGGCCGCGCTGCACGAGGCGTTCCCGATCCGGCAGTGCACCGCGCGGATGTCGAAACACCCGTCGTTGTCGCCGTGTGTGCTGGCCGAGATGGGGCGGTGTGTCGCGCCCTGCGACGGGCGGATCTCGATGGATTCGTACGGCGAATTCGTGGCCGGGCTGCGGACTGCGCTGACCGTGGATCCGACTCCGGTCGTCGAGGCGCTGGACCGGCGGATCGACCTGTTGTCGGCGGACGAGCGGTTCGAGGACGCCGCCGTACATCGCGATCGGTTGAGCGCGTTCGTGCGGAGTTCGGCGCGGATGCAGCGGATGGCGTCGGTGACCGGGTGCGCGGAGATCTGCGCGGCCCGGCGGACCGAGGACGGCGGCTGGGAGCTGCACGTGATCCGCCGTGGCCGGCTCGCGGCGGCCGGATTCACGCCGCGGGGCACGGACCCGCGGCCGCATCTGGAGATGCTTCGTGCATCGGCCGAGACCGTGCTCCCCGGCATCGGCCCGGTCGCCGCGGCGTCGCCGGAAGAGATCGAGCTGATCCTGCGCTGGCTCGAGCTCCCCGGCATCCGCCTGGTCGAGATGGACGGCACCTGGACCTGCCCGGTCAGCGGCGCCGGCCGGCACCTCACCCGCCTCGACAACTCCCACTCCGACGCCCACCACCACCCCACCGAACGCCGCCGGCACCTGCGTCCGCTCGGACCTGCCCGCGTCGGTTAG
- a CDS encoding helix-turn-helix domain-containing protein codes for MASELSAGLRSWRTRRRVSQLELAIRAGTTQRHVSFIESGRSSPGREMVIRLAESLQVPLRERNALLLAGGYAPAYDETPYAAPGLEAIRTALTTILEGHRPYPAVVVDRIGNLVRANHAFDVLTADAAAHLLTPPVNLPRLLLDPAGLAPRIVNLAQWSWHVIDALTREAAQYPSPSSDALIQELIAVIPPRPAPDHLGLAVPLQLRSPDGDLHLVTTLTRFGTAIDVTVSELRMEAFLPADEPTARALRGLDPTMLQRV; via the coding sequence ATGGCATCAGAGTTGTCCGCAGGGCTGCGGTCGTGGCGGACCCGGCGACGAGTGAGTCAGCTCGAGCTGGCGATCCGCGCGGGGACGACCCAGCGGCACGTCAGCTTCATCGAGAGCGGCCGGTCGTCGCCGGGGCGCGAGATGGTCATCCGGCTCGCCGAGTCGCTCCAGGTCCCGCTGCGCGAACGGAACGCGTTGCTGCTCGCCGGCGGATACGCACCGGCGTACGACGAGACGCCGTACGCCGCGCCCGGGCTCGAGGCGATCCGGACCGCGCTGACCACGATCCTCGAGGGTCACCGCCCGTATCCGGCCGTCGTCGTCGACCGCATCGGCAACCTGGTCCGCGCCAATCACGCGTTCGACGTCCTCACGGCCGACGCGGCGGCGCATCTGCTGACGCCGCCCGTCAACCTCCCCCGGCTGCTGCTGGATCCTGCCGGACTGGCTCCCCGGATCGTCAACCTCGCCCAGTGGTCCTGGCACGTGATCGACGCGCTGACCCGCGAGGCCGCACAGTACCCGTCGCCGTCGTCGGATGCTCTCATCCAAGAGCTCATCGCGGTGATCCCGCCTCGGCCGGCTCCGGACCACCTGGGTCTCGCCGTCCCGCTCCAGCTCCGCTCGCCCGACGGTGACCTGCATCTCGTCACCACGCTGACCAGGTTCGGTACGGCGATTGACGTGACGGTGTCGGAGCTGCGGATGGAGGCGTTCCTGCCCGCGGACGAACCGACGGCGAGGGCGTTGCGGGGCCTCGATCCCACTATGCTTCAGCGGGTCTAG